The following proteins are encoded in a genomic region of Ammospiza caudacuta isolate bAmmCau1 chromosome 3, bAmmCau1.pri, whole genome shotgun sequence:
- the OLIG3 gene encoding oligodendrocyte transcription factor 3, whose translation MNSDSSSVSSRASSPDMDEMYLRDHHHHHHHHHHQDSRLNSVSSTQNDLVQKMSGEGLTRNGSKAGGEGSKYKIKKQLSEQDLQQLRLKINGRERKRMHDLNLAMDGLREVMPYAHGPSVRKLSKIATLLLARNYILMLTSSLEEMKRLVGEIYGGHHSAFHCGTVGHSAGHPPHAAGTVHQVHPILGGALSSANTSSSLSASLPAIGTIRPPHSLLKTPSTPPALQLGSGFQHWAGLPCPCTICQMPPPPHLSALTASNMARISGDSKDLLK comes from the coding sequence ATGAATTCTGACTCCAGCTCTGTCTCCAGCAGAGCTTCCTCGCCAGACATGGATGAGATGTACCTGAGAgaccatcaccaccaccaccaccatcaccaccaccaaGACAGCCGGCTCAACTCGGTCTCCTCCACTCAGAACGATCTGGTGCAGAAGATGTCTGGGGAAGGCCTCACCAGGAACGGTTCCAAGGCCGGAGGGGAAGGCAGCAAGTACAAAATCAAGAAGCAGCTTTCGGAGCAggacctgcagcagctgcgGCTGAAGATCAATGGCCGGGAGCGAAAGAGGATGCACGACCTCAACCTGGCTATGGACGGGCTGCGGGAGGTGATGCCCTACGCTCACGGACCTTCTGTGAGAAAACTCTCCAAAATCGCCACCCTCCTGCTAGCCAGAAACTATATCCTGATGCTCACCAGCTCCCTGGAGGAGATGAAGAGGCTAGTTGGGGAAATCTACGGGGGACACCACTCGGCCTTTCACTGCGGCACGGTGGGACACTCCGCCGGGCACCCGCCCCACGCCGCCGGCACCGTGCACCAGGTGCATCCCATCCTCGGCGGCGCCCTGTCCTCCGCCAacacctcctcctccctgtccGCCTCCCTGCCGGCCATCGGCACCATCCGGCCCCCGCACTCCCTGCTCAAGACGCCCTCGacaccccctgccctgcagctcgGCAGCGGCTTCCAGCACTGGGCGGGCTTGCCGTGCCCCTGCACCATCTGCCAGATGCCGCCCCCGCCCCACCTCTCGGCCCTCACCGCCTCCAACATGGCCAGGATCTCGGGGGACTCCAAGGACCTCCTCAAGTGA